A region from the Vicia villosa cultivar HV-30 ecotype Madison, WI linkage group LG3, Vvil1.0, whole genome shotgun sequence genome encodes:
- the LOC131662468 gene encoding probable galacturonosyltransferase 15, with protein MKFYISAKGIKRFTISNGGGKGSAKDTSATAAGGPTVTASSSRRISLRTVLPVVLVLGIVLPFIFVRVAILVLESATFCSSLECAGWRFFSGADTSLKLRDELTRALMEANDGSVNDNEGVATFNELVKEMVLKQDLKAFAFKTKAMLLQMEHKVQRAKQQESVYWHLASHGVPQSLHCLCLKLAEEYAVNAVARSSLPPPEFASRLTDPTLHHLVLLTDNVLAASVVVTSTVENSVHPEKLVFHIVTDKKTYASMHAWFATNSIQSAIVEVKGLHQYDWSEEMNAGVKEMLETNHLIWKNYYDKEKNIDYRHLNALRPSSLSLMNQLRIYIPELFPDLKRIVFLDDDVVVQRDISSLWELDLNGKVSGSVFKSWCEDYCCPGSKYMNYLNFSHPLISYNFDDEQCAWLYGMNVFDLDAWRRTNITQTYRKWLKLNLESGTALWNPGVLPPALIAFDGQVHPIDPSMIVTDLGYRYRSEEISKESLEAASVIHFSGPAKPWLEIGFPEYRRLWSRYVNFSNKFIRRCRIIR; from the exons ATGAAGTTTTATATATCTGCAAAGGGAATTAAGCGATTCACGATATCCAACGGCGGAGGTAAGGGATCGGCTAAGGATACATCGGCGACGGCGGCAGGTGGTCCGACTGTAACCGCCTCTTCCAGTCGCCGGATTTCACTCCGCACGGTGCTTCCGGTGGTGCTTGTGCTCGGAATCGTGTTGCCGTTTATTTTTGTTAGAGTCGCGATCTTGGTGCTGGAATCTGCTACTTTCTGTTCATCCTTGG AGTGTGCTGGGTGGAGGTTTTTCAGTGGAGCTGACACGTCATTG AAACTCAGAGATGAGCTGACCAGAGCGCTAATGGAAGCAAATGATGGAAGTGTTAATGATAATGAAGGAGTAGCGACATTCAacgaacttgttaaagagatggTCTTAAAACAAGACCTCAAAGCTTTTGCTTTCAAGACTAAAGCCATG TTATTACAGATGGAGCACAAGGTGCAAAGAGCAAAACAGCAGGAGTCAGTTTATTGGCATCTAGCTTCACATGGTGTTCCCCAAAGTCTACATTGTCTTTGTCTTAAGTTGGCCGAAGAATATGCTGTAAATGCCGTCGCTCGATCTAGCCTACCTCCTCCTGAATTCGCTTCTCGCCTTACTGACCCTACTCTGCATCACCTAGTTCTCCTAACGGATAATGTCCTTGCTGCCTCTGTTGTTGTAACTTCTACAGTTGAAAATTCAGTCCACCCTGAAAAACTAGTTTTTCATATTGTTACCGACAAAAAGACTTATGCTTCAATGCATGCTTGGTTTGCTACCAATTCTATTCAGTCAGCTATTGTGGAAGTTAAGGGATTGCACCAATACGATTGGTCTGAAGAAATGAATGCTGGTGTTAAAGAGATGCTGGAAACGAATCACTTAATTTGGAAAAACTACTATGATAAAGAAAAGAACATCGATTATCGTCATTTGAACGCTTTACGGCCCAGCagcctttccttgatgaatcaacTTCGCATTTATATTCCCGAG CTTTTTCCAGATCTTAAAAGGATAGTATTCTTGGACGATGATGTTGTAGTACAACGCGACATATCTTCTTTATGGGAGTTAGATCTTAACGGTAAAGTCAGTGGTTCTGTATTCAAGTCATGGTGTGAAGACTACTGCTGCCCTGGAAGTAAATACATGAACTACTTGAACTTTTCACATCCTCTCATATCATATAACTTTGATGATGAACAATGTGCATGGCTTTACGGCATGAATGTATTCGATCTTGATGCTTGGCGAAGAACAAACATAACACAGACCTACCGGAAATGGTTGAAACTT AACCTCGAATCAGGGACAGCATTATGGAATCCAGGGGTGCTTCCACCTGCATTGATTGCATTTGATGGTCAAGTGCATCCTATAGATCCATCAATGATTGTGACCGATTTAGGTTATCGTTATAGATCAGAAGAAATTAGCAAAGAGAGTCTAGAAGCTGCTTCTGTTATCCATTTCAGTGGTCCTGCAAAGCCATGGCTTGAAATTGGTTTCCCAGAATATAGAAGATTGTGGAGTAGATATGTAAATTTCTCTAATAAGTTTATAAGGAGATGTAGAATCATAAGGTGA